One genomic region from Campylobacter concisus encodes:
- a CDS encoding rod shape-determining protein — protein MFLDQVIGFFSSDMGIDLGTANTLVLVKDKGIIINEPSVVAVRREKYGKQKILAVGHAAKEMVGKTPGDIEAIRPMRDGVIADFDMTERMIRYFIEKTHKRKSFLRPRIIISVPYGLTQVERKAVRESALSAGAREVFLIEEPMAAAIGANLPVREPQGNLVVDIGGGTTEIGVVSLGGLVISKSIRTAGDKIDISIVNYIKEKYNLLIGERTGEEIKIAVGSAVQLEKELSVVVKGRDQVSGLLSRVELTSEDVREAMREPLKEIADALKTVLEMMPPDLAGDIVETGIVLTGGGALIRGLDKFLSDIVKLPVFVADEPLLAVARGTGKALEEIGLLQQLTNEE, from the coding sequence ATGTTTTTAGATCAGGTTATAGGTTTTTTCTCAAGTGATATGGGCATAGATCTCGGTACGGCAAATACACTTGTTTTGGTAAAGGATAAAGGCATAATAATAAATGAGCCTTCTGTTGTTGCGGTAAGGCGTGAGAAATATGGCAAACAAAAAATTTTAGCGGTCGGACATGCTGCAAAAGAGATGGTAGGAAAAACTCCAGGCGATATTGAGGCGATAAGGCCGATGAGAGATGGTGTTATTGCTGATTTTGATATGACTGAGCGCATGATACGCTATTTTATAGAAAAGACTCATAAAAGAAAAAGCTTTTTACGCCCAAGGATCATCATCTCAGTTCCTTATGGACTTACTCAGGTCGAAAGAAAGGCCGTTAGAGAGAGTGCCTTAAGTGCTGGTGCAAGAGAGGTATTTTTGATCGAAGAGCCTATGGCAGCAGCGATTGGTGCAAATTTACCAGTTCGTGAGCCACAAGGTAACCTAGTAGTTGATATCGGTGGTGGTACGACTGAGATAGGTGTTGTCTCGCTTGGTGGTCTAGTCATCTCAAAATCAATCCGCACAGCTGGCGATAAGATTGATATTAGCATTGTTAATTACATAAAAGAGAAATATAACCTACTAATAGGCGAGCGAACTGGCGAGGAGATAAAGATTGCCGTAGGTTCTGCTGTGCAGCTTGAAAAAGAGCTAAGCGTAGTGGTAAAAGGTCGCGACCAAGTGAGTGGCCTTTTGAGTAGAGTCGAGCTAACAAGCGAAGATGTAAGAGAGGCGATGAGAGAACCACTAAAAGAGATCGCAGATGCGCTTAAAACCGTGCTTGAGATGATGCCGCCTGATCTTGCGGGCGATATCGTGGAGACTGGTATCGTACTAACTGGTGGTGGAGCGCTTATTAGAGGACTTGATAAATTTTTATCTGATATCGTTAAACTTCCAGTTTTTGTAGCAGATGAGCCACTTCTCGCGGTTGCTAGAGGAACGGGCAAGGCACTTGAAGAGATTGGGCTTTTACAACAGCTGACAAATGAAGAGTAA
- the mreC gene encoding rod shape-determining protein MreC, which yields MKSKIVLFVFIALLAMASVFKGEILSNLSIGFSNYATNSYDNFAKSVKDYINEYFRQASEIEKLRAQNEELERSATLLSTFANELNQILKDKNSTAYAPAIKLVKGLSYVHIGDYNKIWISEFEGYDPNKIYGLIYQGNSAGIVIAKDGKPLAYLQNDPKSIFAVYIGNDKIPGVAHGNQGQIMVKFIPQWLSPKEGDEVFTSGLDGIFFSGVPVGRVSKILKESSYQSVIVEPYAKLNIPNYLYVVTKEK from the coding sequence ATGAAGAGTAAGATTGTTCTTTTTGTTTTTATAGCATTGCTTGCTATGGCCTCAGTTTTCAAGGGAGAAATTTTAAGTAATCTTTCTATTGGGTTTAGTAACTATGCTACAAATTCATACGACAATTTTGCTAAAAGCGTGAAAGACTATATAAACGAATATTTTAGGCAGGCTAGCGAGATAGAAAAACTAAGAGCGCAAAATGAAGAGCTAGAGCGCTCAGCCACGCTTCTTTCTACTTTTGCGAACGAGCTAAATCAAATTTTAAAAGATAAAAACTCAACTGCCTACGCCCCAGCCATAAAGCTAGTAAAAGGGCTTAGCTACGTGCATATTGGGGATTATAATAAAATTTGGATAAGCGAGTTTGAAGGATACGATCCAAATAAAATTTACGGGCTCATCTATCAAGGAAATAGCGCTGGTATCGTCATCGCAAAAGATGGCAAGCCACTAGCTTACTTGCAAAATGACCCAAAAAGTATATTTGCAGTTTATATAGGAAATGACAAAATTCCAGGCGTCGCGCATGGAAATCAAGGCCAAATAATGGTGAAATTTATCCCACAATGGCTCAGCCCAAAAGAGGGCGACGAGGTCTTTACGAGCGGGCTTGACGGGATATTTTTTAGTGGGGTGCCAGTAGGGCGTGTGAGTAAAATTTTAAAAGAGAGCTCCTATCAAAGCGTGATAGTTGAGCCCTATGCGAAGCTAAACATACCAAACTATCTATACGTTGTAACAAAGGAAAAATGA